The DNA window TCAACCATTGGTAAGCGGGCGGTTTCGGGCGGAAACGCGAGCCCGAGCGTCCAGTCGAGCGCCACGCGCGCCTTGCGATTCCATCCCGGCAGACGTCCCAGGTAGTAGGTGCGCCAGGCAAGCCACGCCGGCATGCCGACGATCATATGGCCGCCGGGGATCTCGGCTAGCGCTTGACGATCGCCAAGCGATGCCATCTGCCCCATCTCTTTGTACCGGAAGTTGCGCGTGGCTTTGCCGCGCGCGCGCGCGAGAATGTTCGATGCTAACAGCTTGCCTTCGCGAATCGCATTCTGGGCTAACGGCGCGTACGTTCCGCCGCCCGGCCGGGGCACGGCCGCGCAGTCTCCCAAGGCCCAAACGTGGGGCGTTCCGGTAACGGCGAAATCGCCCCCGGTTTCGATCGCGCCGTGCTTGTCGGTCTTGAGCCCGAGCGTCTTCGCCAGCGGCGAGGGCGCTTCGCCCGCCGCCCATAGCACCGTCGCACTCGCGATGCGTTCGCCGCTTTTTAATTGAACGCCATGGCCGTCAACCGCATCGACGGCCGTTCCGAGCAGCAGCCGCGTGCCCCGTTCGCGCAGCGATGAAGCTGCGTACTTGCCGAATTTTGCCGGCAGGTGCCCGAGCAATTTATCACTCGACTCGAGCACGACGAGTTCCACTGCGGATCGCTCGATGCTCGGGTAGTAGCGTAAGATTGAGTGAAGGAAGGCATTGAGTTCGCCCGCCAGTTCGACGCCGGTGAAGTTCCCGCCGACGACGACGAAGCGAAGCAAACGATCTCGCTCGAGCAAGTCATCGGTCTTGGCGGCTACCTCTAGCGCGCCGACCACGCGGTTGCGCACGACTTCGGCATCCGCGATGGTCTTGAGGGGAATGGTGAATTTTTCGACGCCGGGAATTCCCATCGTCGAATCGGTCGCCCCGAGGGCCAGCACGAGTTCGTCGTACTCGATCAGCTTCGATT is part of the Candidatus Baltobacteraceae bacterium genome and encodes:
- a CDS encoding NAD(P)/FAD-dependent oxidoreductase, translating into MAATRVVVVGGGFAGVSTARALERASRKGTIDLTLVNRQNFMLFTPMLPEVAAGSIETRHIVQPLRAALRGTRGHEGSSRFELGEAIGVDVERRTVTVQHPLTHESKLIEYDELVLALGATDSTMGIPGVEKFTIPLKTIADAEVVRNRVVGALEVAAKTDDLLERDRLLRFVVVGGNFTGVELAGELNAFLHSILRYYPSIERSAVELVVLESSDKLLGHLPAKFGKYAASSLRERGTRLLLGTAVDAVDGHGVQLKSGERIASATVLWAAGEAPSPLAKTLGLKTDKHGAIETGGDFAVTGTPHVWALGDCAAVPRPGGGTYAPLAQNAIREGKLLASNILARARGKATRNFRYKEMGQMASLGDRQALAEIPGGHMIVGMPAWLAWRTYYLGRLPGWNRKARVALDWTLGLAFPPETARLPMVEKGETSFSDREETRASS